One genomic region from Quercus robur chromosome 4, dhQueRobu3.1, whole genome shotgun sequence encodes:
- the LOC126720466 gene encoding SKP1-like protein 20, translating to MANGEHQNPNPNPIEATPGAAARTITLKTADGEIFEVEEAVAMEFATVKSFFEDDAISATTPMPLPNVTGSALSRVITYCRRSLEIRSKLPSPAATAAADAVGEGDSEAEKAAKEERKDFEAEFLKDESNEDVKELILAANYLNIKELLDFLCRSVAVRIQNKSVEYVRKFFAIEGDYTPEEEARMREENAWAFEGVDED from the coding sequence ATGGCGAACGGCGAACaccaaaaccctaaccctaaccctatcGAAGCTACTCCAGGAGCCGCTGCGAGGACGATCACGCTGAAGACCGCAGACGGGGAGATATTCGAGGTGGAGGAAGCGGTTGCCATGGAGTTCGCCACGGTGAAATCGTTCTTCGAAGACGACGCCATCTCGGCGACCACGCCGATGCCGCTTCCCAACGTGACCGGCTCGGCTCTCTCCCGCGTCATCACCTACTGCCGGAGGAGCCTCGAGATCCGGTCGAAGCTTCCGTCGCCGGCGGCGACGGCGGCAGCGGATGCGGTGGGAGAGGGAGATTCGGAGGCGGAGAAGGCGGCgaaggaagagagaaaggaTTTCGAGGCGGAGTTCTTGAAAGACGAGAGCAACGAGGACGTGAAGGAGCTGATACTGGCTGCGAATTACCTGAACATCAAGGAGCTGCTGGATTTCCTTTGCCGGAGCGTGGCGGTGAGGATTCAGAACAAGAGCGTGGAGTACGTGAGGAAGTTCTTCGCGATTGAGGGCGATTACACGCCGGAGGAAGAGGCGCGGATGCGCGAAGAAAACGCCTGGGCTTTCGAGGGCGTTGATGAAGATTGA